AGGGGGTATTGGGCGAAAGCCCGACTTTGGCCGGATTGGCCATCACGCCCCAAGTGTTGGGATGGACATTGGGCTCAATCGCGGCGGGCCGATGGATACTCAAAAGCGGCTACCGTCCCGTCGTGTTGACCGGTGTAAGCTTGATTGTCGCCGCAGCGCTGACTTTCGCCGGCATGGGGCAGAACACCGCCTACGGATGGGTGTTGGCCACCATGTGCGCGTTGGGTTTGGGGCTGGGATTGTCCATGACCACGTACATTTTGGCCATCCAGAATGCCGTTCCCATACAGGATCGCGGAGCTGCCACCTCCTCTCAGATGTTTTCCCGTTCGATGGGCGGGGCATTCGGCGTCACCATTCTTGGGGCTGTTATGACATTCCAGTTGAAACGTGCCGTAGAGACGTCCATTCAAGCCCATCAGGGTGAATGGAGTCCGGAAACAATCGATCAATTGCGGCATATGCAGGGGATCGCTTCCCCGGAATCCCTTGCACAACTGCCTGCCTGGTTGAGTGATGAAATGGGACAGTGGCTGGCACACTCCCTGCACGCGGTCTTTTTGACGGCCACCGTTTTCAGCGTGTTAGCATTGCTCGTGGCTGCTGTATGGATACCCAAAGGAAGTGCGAAATCGATGGCGTTTCCGGAAGAAACGTCACCCTAACTTATGATCGTCCGCATGAAAAGAGAGGGTGTCTATTTTGACAGGCAAGCATCCGGTCAACGGCCCCCCCAGTCAATGGATCGGAGGTGGCCGATGTTGAAACCGAAAAGGCACCTTTCGTCGACCACGGTTGAGATTGCGCTTGGGATCGGTTCCATCCTGTGTGGTCATGCGTTCTTGCTCACCGTAACCAAGGGGGCTGCGTTGTGGTTTCTCGGATTTGTGCAACTCGCGTATGTGCTGCCGGTCGGTCTTTGGGCACGCAAACGGGGATATCGGATGATGTGGCATATGGTCACCCTCGTGGCGGGACTGACGTTCCTCTTCAACATCATGGCATGGATCGCGATTTTTTCTCTCTGGACGAAGCCGTTGGGATGATCTTTAGTCCCGTCACGTTTCAAAAACAGAATGTGTGTCCATATTAAATCACACAACCCTCTCAGCCTACCGAAAAGGATGTCATTTCACATGAAACATACCGTTCTCATCGTGAATCCGAACGCCGGGGACGGCTCGCTGCTCTCCGCCATCGACGAAATTCTCACCCGTTTTCGTCGGGCAGGCATGTCTGTTTCCCTCCATCAAACCACCCATCCAGGCGAGGGAGCGCAAATTGTCCAGGCTGTTGCGGAATATGCCGATCTTATCATCGTTGGTGGAGGGGACGGTACGGTAGCCGAGACGGTCAATGCATTGGCCCCTCTCCCTCGTCGTCCACACATGGCCATTTTGCCCGGCGGCACGTGCAACGATTTTTCCCGCACACTGGGGATATCCCAAGATCCAGTGGAAGCGGCGGAGCAAATCCTGTCCGGTCGGCAACGATTGGTCGATGTGGGTTTTGACGGCCGCCGCTACTTTCTCAACTTTTGGGGGGTCGGGCTCATCACGGAAGTATCCTCGGATATCGACCCGAACGAGAAGGAGCGATTCGGCCGGTTGGCCTACTATTTCAATGCACTCAAGCATGCCGTCGATCCAACCCCGTTTACATTGCACCTAGAGGGGGACGACGTCTTCTATCACGGTCCGGCGCAGTTACTCATTGCCGGAAATGGTGCCTACTTGGGCGGTTACCGGACATTTTTCCCGACAAGCTGCGTGGATGACGGACTCATGGATGTATTTCTGGTGAAAGAGGCCTCCTTCGACAGTCTCTGGTCCTGGATTCGCTCGCATTGGACAGGAAACACGCCGGAAGGAGAAGACATCCTGTATTTTCGGACCGGGCGATTGCATGTACAAACAACCCCATCGCAATTGATTGATTGCGACGGGGAAAAGGGAGGTACAACGCCGGCCACACTTTCCGTTTTGCCCGGTCATCTGACGATGCTGGCAGGTGATCGGTAAACAAAAAAGCGGAAGGGGTTTTCCCTTCCGTTTTTTTCAGGTTTTCTCCGAAATGAGGCAATGCAAAAAGAAAGGTGGCCTTTTTCTCACAAGGCAACCCTTAGCTCAACGAAGCAAACAGAAGCTGTGAAAAAAGGCTCACCCCAATTGGACACCCAAAGATACTACCAACAGCCCTGCTCATCGATCGGCCGATTTTATCTCCTCCAGATGATCAGTCTGGTTAACGCGAACCAATTGCCAACCATGTTCCGGATAGAAGGTGACGGACGTCACACCCGTATTGGTCAATCTCGCATTCAACTCGTTACGACGCTCATGCGCGATGGCCATCAAACCGGCATGCATACTGCTACCGTGGCCTACGACGACCACATGGGCGCCTGGATGCCGGCGGGCGATCCACTCCCACTGATCGGCAATGCGCCGACTCAGCTCGTCAAAACGTTCGACTCCATAGCGTCCACCTTCTGCCCATACTGTTTTCCAATCGGGATACCGTCGCTCCAATTCCTCGAACGATATGCCTTCCCACTCCCCAAACGACCGCTCCCGCAGTTCCTTTAGCGG
This DNA window, taken from Polycladomyces subterraneus, encodes the following:
- a CDS encoding diacylglycerol/lipid kinase family protein, with the protein product MKHTVLIVNPNAGDGSLLSAIDEILTRFRRAGMSVSLHQTTHPGEGAQIVQAVAEYADLIIVGGGDGTVAETVNALAPLPRRPHMAILPGGTCNDFSRTLGISQDPVEAAEQILSGRQRLVDVGFDGRRYFLNFWGVGLITEVSSDIDPNEKERFGRLAYYFNALKHAVDPTPFTLHLEGDDVFYHGPAQLLIAGNGAYLGGYRTFFPTSCVDDGLMDVFLVKEASFDSLWSWIRSHWTGNTPEGEDILYFRTGRLHVQTTPSQLIDCDGEKGGTTPATLSVLPGHLTMLAGDR
- a CDS encoding histidine phosphatase family protein; translated protein: METYLWLIRHGETVYNQERRIQGRLDIPLNENGKEQARLLAEWMRTRPVDAVYSSDLKRAVETAEAIARVHGLTVNPLKELRERSFGEWEGISFEELERRYPDWKTVWAEGGRYGVERFDELSRRIADQWEWIARRHPGAHVVVVGHGSSMHAGLMAIAHERRNELNARLTNTGVTSVTFYPEHGWQLVRVNQTDHLEEIKSADR